In Gossypium raimondii isolate GPD5lz chromosome 12, ASM2569854v1, whole genome shotgun sequence, a single window of DNA contains:
- the LOC105762660 gene encoding cullin-1, giving the protein MERKTIELDQGWDYMHKGITKLKRILEGLPEPPFSSEEYMMLYTTIYNMCTQKPPHDYSQQLYDKYREAFEEYITSTVLPSLREKHDEFMLRELVKRWANHKVMVRWLSRFFHYLDRYFIARRSLPALNEVGLTCFRDLVYQEVHEKVRDAVIALIDKEREGEQIDRALLKNVLGIFVEIGMGQMDRYEDDFEEAMLQDTGAYYSRKASSWIEEDSCPDYMLKSEECLKKERDRVSHYLHSSSETKLSEKVQHELLVVYANRLLEKEHSGCRALLRDDKVEDLSRMYRLYCKILRGLDPVANIFKQHITAEGTTLVQQVEDAASNQASSSSGVQEQVLIRKIIELHDKYMAYVTDCFQNHTLFHKALKEAFEVFCNKTVTGSSSAELLATFCDNILKKGGCEKLSDEAIEETLEKVVKLLAYISDKDLFAEFYRKKLARRLLFDRSANDDHERSILTKLKQQCGGQFTSKMEGMVTDLTLARENQASFEDYLRNNSAAHPGIDLTVTVLTTGFWPSYKSFDLNLPAEMVKCVEVFKGFYETKTKHRKLTWIYSLGTCHINGKFEHKTIELIVSTYQAAVLLLFNASDRLSYSEIMAQLNLTHEDLVRLLHSLSCAKYKILSKEPNTKTISQSDYFEFNSKFTDKLRRIKIPLPPVDERKKVVEDVDKDRRYAIDAAIVRIMKSRKVLGHQQLVSECVEQLSRMFKPDIKAIKKRMEDLITRDYLERDKENPNMFRYLA; this is encoded by the exons ATGGAGCGCAAGACTATTGAATTGGATCAGGGATGGGATTATATGCATAAGGGGATCACAAAGCTGAAGAGGATTTTGGAAGGGCTGCCGGAGCCTCCATTTAGCTCAGAAGAATATATGATGCTTTATAC GACTATCTACAACATGTGTACTCAGAAGCCACCTCATGATTATTCTCAACAGCTTTATGATAAGTATCGAGAGGCATTTGAAGAATATATTACTTCAACG GTATTGCCATCTTTAAGAGAGAAGCATGATGAGTTCATGTTGAGGGAACTTGTTAAAAGATGGGCCAACCATAAAGTAATGGTCAGGTGGTTATCGCGCTTCTTCCATTACCTTGACCGTTACTTCATTGCCCGGAGGTCACTCCCTGCACTTAATGAAGTTGGGCTGACCTGCTTCCGTGATCTG GTATATCAGGAAGTGCATGAAAAAGTCAGAGATGCCGTAATTGCCCTT ATTGATAAAGAACGTGAGGGAGAACAGATAGACCGAGCATTATTGAAGAATGTCTTGGGTATTTTTGTTGAGATTGGCATGGGACAAATGGATCGTTATGAGGATGATTTTGAAGAAGCCATGCTTCAGGATACTGGTGCTTACTATTCACGGAAAGCATCAAGCTGGATTGAGGAAGATTCTTGTCCTGATTACATGTTGAAG TCTGAAGAATGTCTGAAGAAGGAAAGGGACAGAGTGTCTCATTACCTGCATTCAAGCAGTGAGACGAAATTGTCAGAG AAAGTGCAACATGAGTTGTTGGTCGTGTATGCAAATCGGCTACTTGAAAAGGAGCACTCAGGATGTAGGGCCTTGCTTAGAGATGACAAG GTGGAGGATCTTTCTAGGATGTACAGGCTTTATTGTAAAATACTTCGAGGCTTGGATCCTGTTGCTAATATATTCAAGCAG CATATTACTGCTGAAGGTACCACCTTGGTTCAACAGGTTGAAGATGCTGCAAGTAACCAg GCCTCAAGTTCTTCAGGTGTGCAGGAGCAG GTCCTTATCAGGAAGATAATTGAGCTTCATGATAAGTATATGGCATATGTGACTGACTGTTTTCAAAATCATACTCTCTTCCACAAG GCCTTGAAAGAGGCTTTTGAGGTATTCTGCAACAAAACTGTTACTGGCAGCTCGAGTGCGGAGCTTTTGGCTACTTTCTGTGATAATATCCTCAAGAAGGGTGGATGTGAGAAATTAAGTGATGAAGCGATTGAAGAAACACTTGAGAAG GTAGTTAAGCTACTTGCCTATATTAGCGATAAAGATCTCTTTGCAGAATTCTACAg GAAGAAGCTTGCTCGCCGACTGCTTTTTGACCGTAGTGCTAATGATGATCATGAAAGGAGTATTCTGACTAAACTAAAGCAGCAATGTGGTGGACAGTTCACCTCAAAGATGGAAGGCATG GTCACAGATCTGACATTGGCAAGGGAAAACCAAGCTAGCTTTGAGGACTATCTTAGGAACAATTCTGCTGCACATCCGGGGATTGATTTAACAGTTACAGTTCTTACTACAGGATTTTGGCCGAGTTATAAATCTTTCGATCTCAATCTCCCTGCTGAGATG GTCAAGTGTGTGGAAGTTTTCAAAGGATTttatgaaacaaaaacaaagcaCAGAAAGCTTACATGGATATACTCGCTGGGAACTTGCCACATTAATGGCAAGTTTGAACACAAAACTATTGAACTTATTGTTTCTACTTATCAG GCTGCTGTCCTACTGCTCTTCAATGCTTCTGATCGTCTGAGCTATTCAGAGATTATGGCTCAGTTGAACTTGACCCATGAAGACTTGGTTAGATTACTGCATTCGCTCTCATGTGCCAAGTATAAGATACTAAGTAAAGAGCCAAACACAAAAACCATCTCCCAGAGTGACTACTTTGAGTTCAACTCTAAGTTCACCGACAAATTGAGGAGGATTAAG ATTCCTCTCCCTCCTGTGGATGAAAGGAAGAAAGTTGTTGAAGATGTCGATAAAGATCGCCGTTATGCTATTGATGCTGCAATCGTGCGGATAATGAAAAGCAGAAAGGTTTTGGGACACCAACAGTTAGTTTCGGAGTGTGTCGAGCAGTTGAGTCGCATGTTCAag CCTGATATTAAAGCCATAAAGAAGAGGATGGAAGATCTCATCACAAGAGACTATCTGGAGAGAGACAAGGAGAATCCGAACATGTTTAGGTACTTGGCCTGA
- the LOC105762661 gene encoding zinc finger protein GAI-ASSOCIATED FACTOR 1, translating to MSNISGDDDDGSFSSGDKQQQLQINKFPVSGASNTNGSSSSSSQQPLQGAKRKRNLPGTPDPNAEVIALSPTTLMATNRFVCEICKKGFQRDQNLQLHRRGHNLPWKLKQRATTEVKKRVYVCPEPSCVHHNAARALGDLTGIKKHFSRKHGEKKWKCDKCSKKYAVQSDWKAHQKTCGTKEYKCDCGTIFARRDSFITHRAFCDALAEENNKVNNNHGALMNNMGSPNSQNQIAELMSSSMSMSGNVLPDFKSLPQELVPMQFKSMNMGGGGGIFSSSSGTLFGGPRTISSASSSLQLSTNTSSGFSYLQDNINGCCQVSGSPHMSATALLQKAAQMGSAGSNSINSTMMQKSFETPYDQFPVSQADQSNMVGISHGSPNEMTQLFNAATEAMNHMGMFTTTTNMFINQGGLMMNNHMEHEDSASPTVPSIFGVSNGGSNMTTLDFMGINNEGSRTTAANLHEEQFEQQRMSMMNPFQQQQLSHGDSAIEKPIWDV from the exons ATGTCAAATATCTccggtgatgatgatgatggaagCTTCTCTTCTGGAGATAAACAACAACAGCtgcaaattaataaatttcccGTTTCTGGTGCTTCTAATACCAAtggttcttcttcttcatcatctcAACAGCCACTGCAAGGAGCCAAGAGGAAAAGGAATTTACCAGGAACTCCAG ATCCAAATGCTGAAGTTATTGCTCTATCACCAACAACGCTGATGGCCACAAATAGGTTTGTATGTGAGATATGCAAAAAAGGGTTCCAAAGGGACCAAAACTTGCAACTACACCGGAGAGGACATAATCTTCCTTGGAAGTTAAAGCAAAGGGCGACCACCGAGGTCAAGAAACGAGTTTACGTATGTCCCGAGCCCAGTTGTGTCCACCACAACGCGGCTCGAGCGCTAGGTGACCTTACCGGGATCAAGAAGCATTTTAGCCGTAAGCATGGTGAGAAGAAATGGAAGTGTGACAAGTGTTCGAAGAAATACGCGGTTCAATCGGATTGGAAAGCTCATCAGAAGACCTGTGGTACTAAGGAATATAAATGTGATTGTGGAACCATCTTTGCAAG GAGAGACAGCTTTATCACACATAGAGCTTTCTGTGATGCATTAGCTGAAGAAAACAACAAGGTGAACAACAACCATGGAGCATTGATGAACAATATGGGATCACCAAACTCACAAAACCAAATTGCAGAGCTCATGTCATCATCAATGTCAATGAGCGGCAATGTATTACCTGATTTCAAGTCCCTTCCACAAGAGCTAGTGCCTATGCAATTTAAGTCCATGAACATGGGAGGCGGAGGGGGCATCTTTTCGAGCAGCTCGGGCACTTTATTTGGTGGTCCAAGAACCATTTCCTCAGCGTCCTCTAGCTTACAACTTAGTACAAATACCTCATCTGGTTTCAGTTATTTACAGGATAACATAAATGGCTGTTGCCAAGTATCCGGGTCACCCCACATGTCTGCAACAGCTTTGCTACAAAAAGCAGCTCAAATGGGTTCAGCTGGTAGTAATAGTATAAACTCTACCATGATGCAAAAAAGCTTTGAAACGCCATACGATCAGTTCCCAGTATCACAAGCCGATCAGTCAAACATGGTTGGGATCAGCCATGGCAGCCCCAATGAAATGACCCAACTTTTTAATGCTGCCACTGAAGCAATGAACCATATGGGAATGttcaccaccaccaccaacaTGTTCATCAACCAAGGAGGCTTGATGATGAATAACCACATGGAACATGAAGATAGTGCAAGCCCGACAGTGCCATCGATATTTGGAGTTAGCAATGGAGGAAGTAACATGACGACCCTTGATTTCATGGGGATTAATAATGAAGGGTCAAGGACAACAGCAGCAAATTTGCATGAAGAACAGTTTGAGCAACAAAGAATGTCAATGATGAACCCTTTTCAACAACAACAGCTCTCACATGGGGATTCAGCTATCGAAAAGCCCATCTGGGATGTTTGA